GAAGTGACGCTTGATGTCTGGTTTGGTGATATTAACGCGCTAATTCACACCTTTGATGACAGTCTGAATCGTCAGGTGGATGCCTGGTTCCTTGATGGCTTCGCACCGGCGAAAAATCCAGAGATGTGGACGCCCGAGCTGTTCGCCGCGATGGCACGCCTGGCGCGTCCGGGCGGCACGCTGGCAACCTTTACCGCGTCTGGCTTTGTACGCCGCGGCTTGCAGGACGCGGGTTTCAGCATGCAGAAACGCAAAGGATTCGGCCACAAGCGTGAAATGCTAATCGGCTCACTGCAGCACGGGGTTGCATTGCCCCACAGCCAGCCGTGGTACGCGCGACAGCAAGCAGCCAGCCAGGATGTGGCGTTGATTGGCGGCGGCGTCGCCAGCGCGGTGCTGGCATTGGCGTTGCTGCGTCGTGGCTGGCGCGTCACCTTATATTGCGCTGATGATGCGCCAGCATTGGGCGCATCCGGCAATCGTCAGGGCGCACTCTATCCGCTGCTGAATCAGCACGATCCGGCGCTGGCCACCTTTTTCCCGGCCGCCTTTGGCTTCGCCCGTCGTCTTTACGATCGCCTGCCGGTGATGTTTGAACATGACTGGAGCGGCGTGCTGCAGCTCGGCTGGGATGCAAAAAGCGCCGAGAAAATCGCGCAGATGCTCAGTATGGATCTGCCGCACGAAATCGCCTGCGGCGTTAATAAAGAAGAAGCGGAGCAGCTGGCGGGCGTCGAACTCGGTTTCGGCGGCATTTTCTATCCGCAAGGTGGCTGGCTTTCACCTTCGCAGCTGACCAGCAATCTGCTGGAACATGCGCAATCGCTGGGGTTACGCCTTCACTGGCAGCATCGTCTTACTCAGTTAACACCTGATGGAGAGCGCTGGACGTTGCACTTTAGCCAGCAGCCGCCGGTGCAGCATCAGCAGGTGGTGCTGGCGAATGGACATGCGCTGCTAGAGATTGAGCAGAGTAAAGCGCTGCCGGTCTATGCTGTCGCGGGTCAGGTGAGTCACGTACCCACGAATCCGTCGCTCGGCGAACTGCGCACCGTGCTGTGTTATGACGGCTATCTCACGCCGGTCAGCCCCACTTTCGCTACCCATTGCATGGGTGCCAGCTATCACCGTGGCGATACCGCGACTGATTTTCGCGCCGACGACCAGCAAGAAAATCGTCAGCGGCTAATCAACTGCCTACCAGAAAGCGCATGGCCACAGCAGGTAGATATCAGTGACAATCAGGCGCGCTGCGGCGTGCGTTGCGCCACGCGCGATCATCTGCCGATGAGCGGCAGCGCGCCGGATTACGACGCCACTTTGGCGCAGTATGCGGATCTTCCGAAGCAGCGAGCGCACGGTGCAACCGTGGCCGAGGCGCCAGTGCATGCAGGGTTATTTGTGCTGGGGGCGTTGGGATCGCGCGGCTTGTGCAGCGCACCTTTAGCAGCCGAAGTGCTGGCGGCACAGATGAGCGGTGAACCGCAGCCGCTGGATGCAGCGACGCTGGCGGCCATGCATCCAAATCGCTACTGGGTACGTAAACTGCTGAAGGGCAAAAAGGCGGGTCGATAATCTGCGGGGCGAGCGATCGCCCCGAGAGGTTAAGCGCTCTGGCGCGCCTGCAGGAACAGATTGTCCCACATGCCAGTGACTAAGGCCTGATCGCGTGGCGACAACTCACCAGCAGCAATGGCTTTTTGCAGGCTGTTGGTGACGTGAGTTTGCAGCGCTTCCGGCGTGTGTTCGCCACTCAGCTCAATCTCCGCCACTGCCAGGGTCAGATGACCACGCAGATAGCCGCCAGCAAACAGCTCATCATCGCTGGCGTGATCGACCATGTCATCAATCAGGGCCAGAATGCGGGTCTCAAATTCTACGATCATCTCTTCCTCTCTTCTTATATCCTTCGCGGATTATAGATCTTCCGGCCAAG
The sequence above is drawn from the Pantoea nemavictus genome and encodes:
- the mnmC gene encoding bifunctional tRNA (5-methylaminomethyl-2-thiouridine)(34)-methyltransferase MnmD/FAD-dependent 5-carboxymethylaminomethyl-2-thiouridine(34) oxidoreductase MnmC yields the protein MKITPVEHAQINWNEQGTPVSRVFGDVYFSNDNGLEETRYVFLDGNQIPQRFTDHARDLFIVAESGFGTGLNFLTLWQAFDRFRAAHPNAPLKRLHFISCEKFPLTHADLIAAHAHWPELQQWAAQLQQQWPQALPGCQRLLFNGGEVTLDVWFGDINALIHTFDDSLNRQVDAWFLDGFAPAKNPEMWTPELFAAMARLARPGGTLATFTASGFVRRGLQDAGFSMQKRKGFGHKREMLIGSLQHGVALPHSQPWYARQQAASQDVALIGGGVASAVLALALLRRGWRVTLYCADDAPALGASGNRQGALYPLLNQHDPALATFFPAAFGFARRLYDRLPVMFEHDWSGVLQLGWDAKSAEKIAQMLSMDLPHEIACGVNKEEAEQLAGVELGFGGIFYPQGGWLSPSQLTSNLLEHAQSLGLRLHWQHRLTQLTPDGERWTLHFSQQPPVQHQQVVLANGHALLEIEQSKALPVYAVAGQVSHVPTNPSLGELRTVLCYDGYLTPVSPTFATHCMGASYHRGDTATDFRADDQQENRQRLINCLPESAWPQQVDISDNQARCGVRCATRDHLPMSGSAPDYDATLAQYADLPKQRAHGATVAEAPVHAGLFVLGALGSRGLCSAPLAAEVLAAQMSGEPQPLDAATLAAMHPNRYWVRKLLKGKKAGR
- a CDS encoding YfcL family protein; protein product: MIVEFETRILALIDDMVDHASDDELFAGGYLRGHLTLAVAEIELSGEHTPEALQTHVTNSLQKAIAAGELSPRDQALVTGMWDNLFLQARQSA